From Calothrix sp. PCC 6303, a single genomic window includes:
- a CDS encoding Tn3 family transposase, with protein MGFLTLEQRQRYGRYESEPTPRQLARYFHLDDMDKDSVKIRRGNHNRLGFALQLVSVRFLGTFLENPIDVPPGVITYIATQLNIVNYDFLPRYLERSVTHWEHQGEIKQRYGYRDFSAQPGNWQLTRWLYGRAWVGSEAPSVLFDLVTARLVEHKILLPGVTVLERLVASVRERTANRLWRILAKIPSAEQRLKLEALLVSDKKTWYTPLDTLRRSPTRHSAPALVNALNRLVEVRSFGINTLNFSKLPASRLKALARHAATIRVAAIARMPFERRIATLVAFIQVLEATAADDTLDVLELLIKDLLSKSVRDGKKERLRTIKDLDAAALRLGEACSVILDPNCEDKSVREVVFQRIPQEKLQSAVTKVEELARPPEDDYYPELLKRWAHVRRFLPSLLRTIDFQATKAGQSILKAVEFLKSIEKKANPKMDAAPLNGITKGWLQLIVQPNADIDRRAYTFCTLERLCEGLRHRELFITPSIRWSNPHAKLLQGSYWESARPQVCRALNLQPTPEPELSKLKQQLEEAFHRTANNLPSNAAVRVEPNKKGRDTLTVTNLDKLEEPASLKALKTLVASLLPCVDLPEALLEIHAKTGFMDEFNHGSQESSRVTDLPISVCAVLIATSCNIGLKPVIRADIPALTRNRLAWVQQNYLRSETLIRANARLVDAQTQIPLAQTWGGGEVASADGLRFVVPVQTLNSGPNSKYFGRGRGITYYNFTSDQFTGFHGLVVPGTLRDSLVVLVGLLEQQTSLSPRELMTDTSGYSDVIFGLFWLLGYQFSPRLADVGEARFWRLDSLADYGVLNGIARQKVNTSFIENYWDDMLRVAGSLKLGTVSASEIMRTLYRGDKPSVLGRAIGELGRIAKTLYLLNYVDDEAYRRRILTQLNRGEGRHGLARVIFHGQKGELRQRYREGQEDQLSALGLVVNALVLWNTYYMDAALTSIGLQQSINQEDIARLSPLGHSHVNMLGRYQFSLPLAVMQGEMRPLRDPNDPNEQED; from the coding sequence ATGGGATTCCTTACTCTCGAACAGCGGCAACGCTACGGACGCTATGAGTCGGAACCAACACCTCGGCAATTGGCTCGGTACTTCCATCTTGACGATATGGATAAGGACAGCGTGAAAATTCGACGTGGGAATCATAACCGTCTGGGTTTTGCATTGCAGCTCGTTAGCGTCAGGTTTTTAGGGACTTTTTTGGAAAATCCAATTGATGTTCCGCCTGGTGTTATCACTTATATAGCTACTCAATTAAATATCGTAAATTACGATTTTTTGCCACGCTACCTTGAGCGCTCAGTTACCCATTGGGAGCATCAGGGCGAAATTAAGCAGCGCTATGGCTATCGAGATTTCAGCGCACAACCAGGAAACTGGCAACTGACTCGTTGGCTGTACGGACGTGCCTGGGTTGGTTCGGAAGCTCCTAGTGTTCTATTTGACTTAGTTACAGCTAGGTTGGTTGAACATAAAATCCTTTTACCAGGAGTTACAGTTTTGGAGCGTCTAGTTGCTAGCGTGCGGGAGCGGACTGCTAATCGTTTGTGGCGAATTTTAGCCAAAATTCCTTCGGCGGAACAACGATTAAAGCTTGAAGCCTTACTGGTATCTGACAAAAAAACTTGGTACACACCACTCGACACATTGAGGCGCTCTCCAACTCGTCACAGCGCTCCGGCTCTAGTCAATGCCTTAAATCGTCTGGTTGAGGTACGTTCCTTTGGTATCAACACTTTGAATTTCTCAAAGCTACCAGCTAGCAGATTAAAAGCTCTTGCTCGCCACGCAGCAACAATTCGAGTAGCTGCAATCGCCCGGATGCCATTTGAGCGGAGAATTGCTACTCTCGTTGCCTTCATTCAAGTGCTAGAAGCTACAGCCGCCGACGATACCCTCGATGTGTTGGAATTGTTGATCAAAGATTTACTCTCCAAGTCGGTGCGGGATGGGAAAAAGGAACGGTTACGCACGATAAAAGACCTGGATGCCGCAGCTTTGCGGTTGGGTGAAGCATGTTCCGTTATACTTGACCCCAATTGTGAAGATAAAAGTGTGCGTGAAGTTGTTTTTCAACGCATCCCTCAAGAGAAATTACAATCTGCTGTGACAAAGGTGGAAGAACTAGCCAGACCACCAGAAGATGACTATTACCCAGAACTGCTGAAGCGTTGGGCACATGTTCGCAGATTTCTCCCTTCACTATTACGGACAATCGATTTTCAAGCCACAAAAGCTGGTCAGTCAATTCTTAAAGCTGTGGAATTTCTCAAAAGTATTGAAAAAAAAGCGAATCCCAAGATGGATGCTGCTCCACTTAATGGTATTACTAAAGGCTGGCTACAATTAATTGTACAACCGAATGCAGATATCGACCGTCGCGCTTACACTTTTTGTACCTTAGAGCGATTGTGTGAGGGATTGCGCCATCGGGAACTGTTTATCACTCCTAGCATACGTTGGAGTAATCCCCATGCTAAATTACTACAAGGTTCATACTGGGAATCAGCCCGACCACAAGTTTGTCGAGCGCTGAACCTACAACCAACACCCGAACCGGAACTGTCCAAGTTGAAGCAGCAACTTGAGGAAGCATTTCATCGTACTGCCAATAATCTGCCTAGCAATGCAGCGGTAAGGGTCGAACCTAACAAAAAAGGACGTGATACTTTAACAGTAACCAACCTGGATAAGTTGGAAGAACCTGCAAGTTTAAAAGCTCTCAAAACACTGGTAGCTTCCTTACTCCCCTGTGTGGACTTGCCTGAAGCCTTGCTGGAAATCCATGCGAAAACAGGATTTATGGATGAATTTAACCACGGTAGCCAGGAAAGCTCACGAGTAACTGATTTACCCATTAGTGTCTGTGCAGTGCTGATAGCGACTAGTTGTAACATAGGTCTGAAGCCAGTGATACGCGCAGACATTCCAGCCCTAACTCGCAATCGACTGGCTTGGGTGCAGCAAAACTACCTTCGTTCTGAAACCTTGATTCGTGCTAATGCGCGGCTGGTTGATGCTCAAACTCAGATTCCATTGGCACAGACTTGGGGTGGGGGAGAAGTCGCCTCGGCTGATGGATTACGTTTTGTGGTGCCTGTGCAGACACTAAATTCTGGACCCAATAGCAAATATTTTGGTCGGGGTCGGGGTATTACTTACTACAACTTTACCTCAGACCAGTTTACTGGTTTTCACGGTTTGGTGGTTCCTGGAACACTGCGCGACTCTCTGGTTGTGTTGGTTGGGCTTCTTGAGCAACAAACCAGTTTGAGTCCCAGAGAACTGATGACGGACACAAGCGGTTACAGCGATGTGATATTTGGACTATTCTGGCTACTAGGCTACCAGTTCAGTCCTCGGCTAGCAGATGTGGGAGAGGCTCGCTTTTGGCGTTTAGATTCGCTTGCAGATTATGGGGTTCTAAATGGAATAGCACGCCAAAAAGTCAATACCTCTTTTATTGAGAATTATTGGGATGACATGCTACGAGTTGCTGGGTCTTTGAAATTGGGAACGGTAAGCGCGTCAGAAATTATGCGAACTTTATACCGAGGTGACAAACCTTCTGTTTTGGGTCGAGCGATTGGAGAGTTGGGACGTATAGCCAAAACTTTGTACCTATTAAACTATGTCGATGATGAGGCGTACCGTCGTCGAATTTTGACTCAGCTAAATCGAGGTGAAGGACGACATGGGCTTGCCAGAGTTATATTTCATGGTCAAAAGGGTGAGTTGCGTCAACGTTACCGGGAGGGACAAGAAGACCAACTTTCGGCTTTG
- a CDS encoding recombinase family protein gives MVQKVAIYCRVSTTDQSCERQERDLLEYAEKSGFEVVGVWFETASGIKHNRTERKKVMALAQSHSIDAILVTEMTRWGRSTIDLIETLQELHSWHVSLIAQTGLQFDLNTPQGRLIAHLMASLAEFERDLVRERVRSGVAAAKARGHKFGRQPGQRVKADKFEPKVLQMVESGYSYRKIAEKLNLSKTTVNDIVKRHRESSKKSDSTVSESETFAQ, from the coding sequence TTGGTACAAAAAGTCGCCATTTATTGTCGGGTTTCCACAACAGATCAGTCCTGTGAGCGACAAGAACGGGACTTGCTGGAATATGCCGAAAAGTCAGGGTTTGAGGTGGTTGGAGTTTGGTTTGAAACAGCGAGTGGAATTAAACACAACCGCACTGAGCGCAAAAAAGTTATGGCATTAGCTCAAAGCCATAGCATTGATGCCATTTTGGTTACAGAGATGACCCGGTGGGGGCGTAGCACCATTGATCTGATTGAGACGTTGCAAGAACTTCATAGTTGGCATGTCTCCTTAATTGCCCAAACTGGATTGCAATTTGATTTAAATACTCCACAAGGGCGGCTAATTGCCCATCTAATGGCTTCTTTGGCTGAATTTGAACGGGATTTGGTGCGAGAAAGGGTACGTTCGGGGGTGGCAGCGGCTAAAGCACGAGGTCACAAGTTTGGCAGACAACCGGGACAACGGGTGAAAGCCGATAAGTTTGAACCCAAAGTGTTGCAAATGGTGGAATCAGGGTATTCTTACCGCAAAATTGCAGAAAAACTCAATCTTAGTAAGACAACGGTCAACGATATTGTAAAACGCCACAGGGAATCAAGCAAGAAATCGGACTCGACGGTAAGTGAATCTGAAACCTTTGCCCAGTAG
- a CDS encoding YbfB/YjiJ family MFS transporter, which produces MALNKPGFWLAGLAATFVGNGIGRFAYITLMPALIQANWFSKEDAAQLGVATLIGYLLGPIFIQRAIKRISNTVLVRCGMILCSLSYLACSFPDMSFVWFYSWRFLAGFGGAILMVLAAPMILPHVPTNQRGRVAGVIFSGIGLDAALAGLLIPLMVNIHIIFAWLAMGITCAVLGTSKE; this is translated from the coding sequence ATGGCACTAAATAAACCTGGTTTCTGGTTAGCGGGTTTAGCTGCTACCTTCGTCGGCAATGGGATTGGGCGTTTTGCCTATATCACATTGATGCCTGCCCTAATTCAAGCTAATTGGTTCTCCAAGGAAGATGCTGCTCAATTAGGTGTAGCTACCTTAATTGGTTATTTACTTGGTCCAATATTTATTCAACGTGCAATCAAACGAATTAGTAATACGGTTTTGGTGCGATGTGGGATGATTTTATGTTCTTTGAGTTACCTTGCTTGCTCATTTCCCGACATGAGCTTTGTATGGTTCTATAGTTGGAGATTTTTGGCGGGTTTTGGTGGAGCAATTTTGATGGTTTTAGCTGCTCCGATGATTTTACCCCACGTACCCACCAATCAACGGGGACGTGTTGCTGGAGTGATTTTTTCAGGTATCGGACTGGATGCAGCTTTAGCTGGTTTGCTGATTCCTTTGATGGTGAATATTCATATCATTTTTGCCTGGTTGGCAATGGGCATCACTTGTGCTGTGTTAGGGACTTCCAAAGAATAA
- a CDS encoding FAD/NAD(P)-binding protein, which produces MEKILNNQTNFVFDLSKWIGPNPVSVAIIGSGPRGLSILERIITFARAKQFQVDVNISIFDPNSFGAGCHYRNQAEHLLVNTIASQITIFSDHTVQGSGLILEGPSFYEWLCDHICESHDPNGYYSRGLLGKYLQWCFHYLCDFAPDTLNITPISQRVISASPSSTIWQIKTENGKMYHKDYVFLTTGHEHEILNKEQAKSRLFSAYPLDISTSNIESHETVAVEGLGLSTCDVLSMLTIGRGGKFIRNQEGILCYEASQKEPKIVAFSRSGLPLSARANNQKEVREQYKANFLTRQAISELKEKYQKIDFVVHILPLLLSDMEFVYSKTYVKKHHGYIAANIFANAYLTTKEDERKSLILNYIPPQHQFIWENLVDPIPLTALESQANFNQWLDGYLHEDILNANEGNVLNPLKSACDILRDLRDNLRYAIDFAGLTESSHRWLLSSFIPVMNRLAVGPPKIRIEEMLALKKAGILKIDLGIKPKWRFDETSNLFVINGQFETIKAEVFICSRIAMPIPQESSNLLIKQLINDGFARSFFNNQFHPNGLDISADLNLINRENKIYQNFWVLGTPTEGPKFYTFILPRPFVNSTALVDADRVVQSLANQISIKYTPIRNQQMENVYGTK; this is translated from the coding sequence ATGGAAAAAATTTTAAACAATCAAACAAATTTTGTATTTGATTTGAGTAAGTGGATTGGACCGAATCCTGTTTCAGTGGCGATTATTGGATCTGGTCCAAGAGGTTTAAGTATTTTGGAGCGTATTATCACCTTTGCTAGGGCAAAACAGTTTCAGGTAGATGTAAATATTAGTATTTTTGATCCAAATTCCTTTGGTGCAGGTTGCCATTATCGTAATCAAGCAGAGCATTTACTGGTTAATACTATTGCTAGTCAGATTACTATTTTTTCAGATCATACTGTTCAAGGTTCTGGCTTGATTTTGGAAGGTCCCTCTTTCTATGAATGGCTTTGTGACCACATCTGTGAATCACATGACCCAAATGGATATTATTCTAGAGGTCTACTGGGTAAGTATCTACAATGGTGTTTTCATTATCTATGCGATTTTGCACCTGATACCCTAAACATTACACCTATTTCACAGCGTGTCATTTCTGCTTCTCCATCATCTACGATATGGCAAATCAAAACAGAGAATGGCAAAATGTATCACAAAGATTATGTTTTTTTAACAACAGGACATGAACATGAAATCTTGAACAAAGAGCAAGCAAAATCTCGTCTGTTCTCCGCTTATCCTCTCGACATATCCACATCAAATATTGAATCTCATGAAACGGTCGCAGTGGAAGGTCTGGGATTATCAACATGTGATGTTTTATCGATGCTAACAATAGGTAGAGGAGGAAAATTTATCCGTAATCAAGAGGGAATTCTTTGTTATGAAGCATCACAAAAAGAACCAAAAATAGTCGCATTTTCTCGTTCGGGATTACCACTATCTGCGAGAGCCAATAATCAGAAAGAAGTCCGTGAACAGTATAAAGCTAATTTTCTCACACGTCAAGCAATTAGTGAACTTAAAGAGAAGTATCAAAAAATAGATTTTGTCGTTCATATTCTGCCGTTATTATTAAGTGATATGGAGTTTGTTTACAGTAAAACTTATGTCAAAAAACATCATGGTTACATTGCAGCAAATATATTTGCTAATGCATATTTAACTACCAAAGAAGATGAGCGTAAATCTTTAATTTTGAATTATATTCCTCCACAACATCAGTTTATTTGGGAAAATCTTGTAGACCCCATACCATTAACAGCTTTAGAATCACAAGCTAACTTTAATCAATGGCTTGATGGTTATTTACATGAAGATATTCTCAATGCTAATGAAGGAAATGTATTAAATCCTCTAAAATCTGCCTGTGATATCTTAAGGGATTTAAGAGACAATCTCAGATATGCTATTGATTTTGCTGGACTCACAGAAAGTAGTCATCGCTGGCTTTTATCCTCATTTATTCCTGTGATGAATCGCTTGGCTGTGGGTCCGCCAAAAATCAGAATTGAGGAAATGCTGGCATTAAAGAAAGCTGGAATATTAAAAATTGATCTGGGAATAAAACCTAAATGGAGATTTGATGAAACAAGTAATTTATTTGTCATTAATGGTCAGTTTGAGACTATTAAAGCTGAAGTTTTTATTTGTTCGCGTATTGCCATGCCGATTCCTCAGGAAAGCTCAAATTTGTTGATAAAGCAACTAATAAATGATGGTTTTGCTCGCTCATTTTTTAATAATCAATTTCATCCCAATGGTTTAGATATTTCAGCAGATTTAAATTTGATTAACAGAGAAAATAAGATTTATCAGAACTTTTGGGTATTAGGAACGCCTACCGAAGGACCGAAGTTTTACACCTTTATTTTGCCACGACCTTTTGTTAACTCGACTGCTTTAGTTGATGCGGATCGAGTTGTCCAATCCTTGGCAAATCAAATCAGCATCAAATATACTCCTATTCGCAATCAGCAGATGGAGAATGTTTATGGCACTAAATAA